A window of Desulfovibrio oxyclinae DSM 11498 genomic DNA:
CGGCGTGGCCACTAGGTCAAGCTGGATGACGTCAACGCCCGTGGAGGCCAGCCCTTCGGAAAGCGCTCTCTGATAAGCGGGCGAGCTGTGGCGGCAATCATGCCCCACCACGGCACGGTTCAGGCCGCGCGACAGAAAATAGGCGCCGCAAGCCCTGCCGAGACGCTCCACCCATTCCTCGTCGAAGTCCTTGTCCACCACTCCCCGAATGTCGTATGCTCGAAATATCTCATTGGTTATTTTTTTCATTGATCGCTCTCCAGAAACGGCGGTTTTTTTCGGTATATCTTGACCCGGCGCGGCTTTGTGCCTAAACAGGGGCTATTATGAATTGGGACTGGGATAAACTGCAAAAGCAGCAACAGGGGCGCAGAGGCGGTGGTTCATCCACACCTCCCGGATTTGAAGATTTCAACCAGCAGTTCGAGAAGTTCAAGCGCATACGCTTTCCCGGTTGGAAGCTTGTGTTGCTTGCGGTGGTCATACTCTGGCTCATCTCGGGCGTATACATCGTCGAACCCGGCGAAGTGGGCGTGGTGAAACGTTTTGGTGAATACCAGACCATGACGTCGCCCGGACCGCATTACCATATTCCATACCCGGTGGAAAGCGCCGTCACGCTGAACGTGGAACGCGTCCGCCGCATGGAATTCGGTTTCCGTTCGATCAATCGCAGCCGTTCGGTACCCTTTCAGCAGGGCCAGACCAGAAAGGTCACGGACGAATCGCTGATGCTCACGGGCGATGAGAACATCGTCAGTGTGCAGTTCATCGTCCAATACCAAATCAAGAACGCAAGGAACTATCTGTTCAATGTGTTCGATCAGGAAGGCACGATCAAGAACGCGGCGCAGGCCGCCATGCGCGAAGTCATCGGCAAGAGCAACATCGACCGCGCCCTGACAACGGGCAAGCAGGAAATCCAGGTGGCCACGCGCCAGCTGATGCAGGAAATCCTCGACCTCTACAGCACCGGTATCCGCGTAGAAAACGTGCAGATGCAGAACGTGCATCCGCCGGACGCCGTCGTGGACGCGTTCAAGGACGTTGCCAGTGCCCGCGAGGACAAGAGCCGCTTCATCAACGAAGCCGAGGCCTACCGCAACGATATCCTGCCCAAGGCACGAGGTCAGGCAGCTCGCATCATCAACGCTGCGGAAGCATACCGCGAAGCCAAGGTCCGCCGGTCCGAAGGTGACGCATCCCGCTTCCTCTCCGTGCTTCGCGAATACCGCAAGGCAAAGGACGTTACCCGCACCCGTCTCTACCTTGAGACCATGGAAGAAGTGCTGGCCCAGCCCGACGCGGACAAGGTCATCCTTTCCAACGAGGCGCTGAAGCAGTCCCTGCCGTATCTGCCGCTTGAACGGGTGAAGCCCGGTGGCGGAAAAACAACGAACAAAACCCAGTAAGCGAGGCTCAGTTTCATGCAGAAGAAAGCCATCCTGTTACTGGCAGTCATATTCATCGGCGTAGCCGTCCTTACCCAGAGCCTGTTCACGGTGGACCAGACTCAGCGTGCCATCGTTCTCCAGCTCGGTAAGCCGGTCTCCGACGACTCGCTCGGCCCCGGACTGCACTTCAAGCTGCCGTTCGTGCAGAACGTCGTGTACGTGGATTCCCGGATTCTCGACTATGACGCCAAGCCCGAGGAATTCACCACCGAAGACAAGAAGTACATGGACATCAACTCCTACTCCAAGTGGAGGATTGTCAATCCGCTTCAGTTCTACCGCACCGTCCAGAACGTCCCGGCCGCACAGGCGCGCCTTGACGACATCATCCGCTCGCAGCTGCGCGTCGAACTCGGTCGCTACAAGCTCATCGAGATCGTCTCCCTCAAGCGTCCGGAGATCATGGAAAAGGTCACCGCCAAGAGTAAGGAACTGCTTGATCCCTACGGCATCGAGGTTGTGGACGTTCGCATCAAGCGCACGGACCTGCCCACCGAGAACCAGCGCGCCATCTACGGCCGCATGAAGGCGGAACGTGAGCGTCAGGCCAAGCAGTACCGCTCCGAAGGACGCGAGGCCGCAGACAAGATCAAGGCCAAGGCCGACAAGGAACGCACCATCCTGCTGGCGGAAGCGAAACGCACCGCCGAGGAAGTTCGCGGTCAGGGCGACGCCAAGGCAACCAAGATCTACGCCGACTCCATGGGCCAATCTCCGGAATTCTATGATTTCCAGAGAAGCCTTACAGCATACCGCAATTCCCTCAAGGGCGGATCCAAGTTCATCATGACTCCCGAATCACCCTTCCTCAAGTTCTTCCAATAGAAGGTCTTTTCATTCGAAAAGAATTCATTGGACATTTTGTTTCAAATGCCGATAACCCGGTGATTTTCACCGGGTTCGGCTTTAAATAGCAAAATTTCCTATTGACAAAAATTGATAATCCCCCCAAACCTTCTAGGGGAATCCCCCAGACAAAACACCGGGAAAAGCTCCCGGTTTAAGTCCCTGTCCCGAACTCGCTTCTTCATTTTACTACTTCACCTGAGGACAGAACTGGGGTTACATTTATAACCCTCGAATGTACCTGTTATGGTATATTCATGATCAAAACCGGAGAGACGTCATATGCCGAAGTTGAAGAAACGTTGTGACGAGGGGCAACAAAAATGGTTCGACGAGTCGCTTGAACGCATCAAGAAGGCCACCGGCGCCCGCACTCAGGTCCAGTTGGCGGAAGTGCTTGATGTTCGCCAGTCAAGCATTTCCGACGCCAAACGCCGCTGCTCCATCCCTGCCGAGTGGTTCTTAAAGCTGTATCGCAGCCACGGCCTTGCACCGGACTGGCTTTCGGACGGAGTCGAGCCGGTGTACCTGAACCCGAACAAGGCCAAGATATCCGCGGACGTTGTCCTGCGCGAATCCCCGGCCCCGTATGGTCGCAACAACGCACGTGCTCGCGTAGTACCCGTTTCCACTATGGCCGGACTCGACAAGTCCGCCTCCACCTGGGCTCCGCAGCCGCAGGAAGAGCTGGCCATCCCCGAAACATACTTCCGCCCCAAGCTGCAGGTCTGCAAAGTGGACAGTGCAAGCATGGAGCCGGTGATCCAGCGCGGCGCCTTCGTAGGCATCGACCGCGAGCAGACTCAGCATCCCGACGGCGACCTCTGCGCCGTGCACTTCCCGCATCAGGGGCTTTTGATCCGTCGCGTATTCCTTCAGGACGGACAGTTCGTGCTCAAGGCTGTCAACGAGCAGTACAGCGACCTGACCATTCCCGCTGACGAAATGGATGAACGCACTGTGGGACGCGTTGTCTGGGTTCTTCAGGACCTGGCCAGCGCCTAGGACCTTCGCCTACAACCGAAGTTTTCGACCGCCGCATCCGATTCACGGAAGCGGCGGTTTTCCTTTTTGCGCCAGGGTGCTAAGATTCATATCCGTGCATCCCGGAGATTCAGCCATGGACAGACACACTATCTTGCTTGTTGAAGACAGCCGTTTTTTCGGACAGATGGTTCGCGACAGGATTGAGGAAGAGCTCGACCTGAGCGTGGACTGGGCCACAAGCATGGCCGAGGCCATTTCGCTTATCGAAGCCCGAAGCGACGACTATCTCGCTGTTCTTCACGGCCTGTCGCTGCCCGATGCGGATGAAGGCGACATGGCCCGCTACGTGACGGAAAAAGGGCTCCCGGCCCTTGTCTTTACCGCCACCTTTTCAAACGAATCACGCCACCGCATTGCAGCACTTGGCGTAGCGGACTACGTTCTCAAGGAAAACCCCAAAGCCATCGATACGGTGCTCGACACCATTCGCCGCATCCGCAGCAATCCCGACACCCGCGTCCTCGTGGTGGATGATTCTCCGACCGCCCTCACCAAGATTCGCAAGCTGCTTCAGGCCCACCGTTACGAGGTTCTCACCGCTGCCGACGGCAAGGCCGCCCTGCGAATCATGGATGAAGTCCCTGACATCAAACTGGTGCTCACGGACTTCAACATGCCATCCATGGACGGATTCGAGCTGACCAGACGCATCCGGGAAAATTTCCCGAAAGACCGACTGGCGATCATCGGTCTTTCCTCTGAAAGGGATGAAATGCTCTCCGCACGTTTCATCAAACTCGGCGCTAACGATTTTCTCAAGAAACCTTTCATCGCTGAAGAATTCTATTGCCGCGTGCAGCACTCACTGGACATGCTTCAGCAGATCGAAACCATCCGCGAACTGTCCTACCGGGATCCCCTCACCAAGCTGGCGAACAGACGCTGCTTCTTTGAAAGCGCGCAAGCGTTCATTCACCGGGCGCAGCAGGCCGGAGAGCGTCTTTGTCTCGCCATGCTCGACATTGACCATTTCAAAAAGGTAAACGATACTTATGGGCACGATACCGGTGACGCGGTAATCTCCAACGTGGCCACCCTGCTGGATACCGCGTTCCCCGAAGGCGAAGCCCTGACGGCCCGTTTCGGCGGCGAGGAGTTTGCAGTGCTTTTGCGCCACGCCCCGGAGCGCGACCCCGTCCTGCTGTTTGACGGGTTCCGCCGCACCTTGGAGCAGTCGCCGGCACATGCTTCAGGCGGAAATATATCCGTGACCATCAGCACCGGACTTTGTCTGGACATTTCCGGCTCTTTGCATCAAACACTCAGTGCGGCCGATGAAAATCTCTACCGCGCCAAGGAACAGGGCCGGAACCGCGTGGTTTCCGGCGTCTGCGAACTGAAAGACTGACCGACACGTCAAGGAGACAAGGATGAGCACCCAAACCGCTCCCAAGACCGGGCAGGAACGTCCGGTGACCGCTCCCGACATCCGTGCGCGCAAGGGCGAAAGCCCCATAGCCTGCATTACCGCCTATGATTACTGCTCCGGCACCATTGCGGACCAAAGCGGTGCCGACCTGGTTCTCGTGGGCGACTCGCTCGCCATGGTCATGCTCGGGCACGAGGATACGCTCTCCGTCACCATGGACGAGATGCTGCACCACACCCGCGCAGCCAGCCGCGGCGTGAAGCGGGCCCTGCTCGTGGGCGACATGCCGTTTCTTTCCTACAATCTGAGCACAGAGCAGGCTCTTGCCAACGCCGGACGCTTTCTTTCCGAAGGACGCGCCAAGGCCGTCAAGCTCGAAGGTGGCGTGGGCGTGGCTCCGCAGGTCAAGGCCATCGTGGATGCGGGCATTCCGGTCCTCGGCCACATCGGCCTCACTCCCCAGCACGTGGCGCGTTTTGGCGGATTCAAGGCGCAGGGCAAAACCGCCGAAGCGGTCAAGTCCATGCTGGACGACGCACTGGCCCTTGAAGAGGCGGGGGTCTTCGCCATCGTGCTGGAAGCCGTCCCCGAAGAAGCCGCACAGCTCATCACCGAAGCCCTCAGCGTGCCGACCATCGGCATCGGCGCCGGAGCCGTGACCGACGGCCAGATCCTCGTCTATCATGACGTGCTGGGCATGTTCGACCGCTTCACTCCCAAGTTCGTGCGCCGTTACGGCGAACTGGGCGAACTCTGCGCCGAGACCCTCAAGCGCTACTGCGACGATGTGCGGCACTGCCATTTCCCCACGGAAAAACACACCCTGCACATGGATGACGACGAAGCGGCCAAGCTCAGGAAAATCAAAAGGCCGAAACGCTAAATGGATTCACTGCTCTCGTGGCCGGTTCTGTGGAACGGGCTTTTCTGGCCGCTTATGCGGCTGGTGTTCTTCATCAGCGTCGGCCTGTTCATCGGCAATCTCATCGAGTCCCTGAACTGGACGCGGCATGTGGCACGGTTCGCCGAACCGCTGGCCCGCCGCGCCCGGCTCAAGGACGTGTCCGCAGCCAGCTTCTCGCTGGCCTTCTTCTCCGGCGTGACCGCCAACACCATGCTTGCCGAGGCTCACGAAAAGCAGACCATCTCCGATCGGGAACTGTTGCTTTCCAACCTGTTCAACAGCCTGCCCACGTATTTTCTGCACCTGCCCACGATTTTCTTCATCGCCGCGCCCTTCATCGGTTCCGCGGCCGTGGTTTACGTGGGCATCACCGCCAGTGCCGCCGTGCTGCGCACCGGCACCATCGTGCTGATGGGCCGCTTCCTGCTACCCCCTGTCCCCGAAGGATGCGTACCGTGCAGGCTAGACGAAGCCCCGGACAATCGCGGCAACCCCCTGCAGAAAACACTCAAGCGGTTCCGCAAGCGGCTGCCCAAAATTCTCTATTTCACCGTACCCATCTACATTCTGTTCTTCCTGCTGCGGCATTACGGCATCTTTGCCTCGCTCCAGCAGTTCATGTCGGACAATGTGGGATTCCTGTCATGGCTGCCCACGGAGGCGGTCGGCATCGTGGCCTTCCATGTGGCAGGAGAATTCACCGTGGGACTCGCCGCGGCCAGCGCCCTGCTTCAGGACGCTTCCCTTACTACCCACACCGTGGTCCTCGCCCTGCTCACGGGCAATGTCCTGTCCTCGCCCATGCGCGCCTTCCGGCACCAGTTTCCCTACTATGCCGGGATATTCCGTCCCCGCATGGCCGCCCGGCTCATCGTGGTCAACCAGACCCTTCGCGCCACCAGCATCGCCTTCGTGGCCGTCCTGTACGCCGTATTCGGATAATGCGCACTTGTGCAACTTGTGCAACGCACAAATTGCCGAACATTGCACAAACTGCATTGCACACTCTTCACCACATTCATACATTTCAGGTGCTTACACTTTGGCACGGCACATGCTTAAGTCTCACTACAGATCAGGGTGAGAAGCAGAAAAGCATTGCCTCTATCCTTTATGTGACAGCAATACTGGCACACCTCCTCTCGGACCGGGCCCATGCCGGATGGGCCCGGGACCAGGAGAAAGGCACCTCCCCTGAACCATAGCGGCAAGACAGAGCCGGAAGAGCGTCAACGCAAGTGCCCCCTCACTCCTAATCGTCGCTCTGCCCCCTCAGGCGACGATTCGCTCTGCGAACCTCCGGACTGTCACGCAATAAAGGCCGACCGAACCATCGGCCATATTCATCCCTCCCCCCCTTAGACCTACAGGAAAGGGGCCGCCCGAAAGGGCGGCCCCTGCATCCTGGGTCCAAAAGCCGTATTGAAAAATCGAACCTGTCGCTATTTATACGCGGCGAGTTGACGGGCGGTATCCCGTGCAATGTCGCGCTGCTTCAGGTCTTCCTTCTTGGAATGCACGTTCTTGCCCTTGCCGAGGGCGATCTGCAACTTCACCTTGCCCCGCGAAAAATACATCTTCACGGGAATCACGGTAAGACCTTTCTGATCCGCCCGGGACTGGAGCATGTCGATTTCACGCTTGTGCAAAAGCAGCCTGCGCGGACGCTCGGGGTCGGGGCGGTCAAAAAGGGAGGTGTTCTCGTACGGAGCGATGTGCACGCCCACGAGCCACGCTTCCCCGTCGCGAAAGCGCACGTATCCGTCCTTGAAGCTCACTCGTCCCTCGCGCAGAGACTTCACTTCACTGCCCTGCAGGGCGATGCCGGCCTCGAAGGTATCCATGAATTCGTACAGGCGCCGGGCCTGCTTGTTCTGCCCGATGACGTTTGCAGCGGGTTTCTTCTTTTTCTTTCCCATATATGTCTCTAATGCGGAAGTTCGTCGTTTTCCAGAAGCGATGCGAAAAAGGTCAATTCTTCCGGATACTGTTTGAAAATGGTCTCCATGACCAGCGAGTTGATGCGCCCGACGGTGCGGCATTCCAGCACCTTGCGCAGCAGTTCCCGGCACTCGCGCATCCGGGTCTGACGGATGACGCGCTTGATGCCCGGTATGGCTTGCGGCGTCAAGGAAATGGAGTCGATGCCCATGCCCATGAGCAGCGGCACGCAGTAGGGATCGGAGGCGACCTCGCCGCAAAGGCTCACCGCAATGCCCGCCTCGTGGGCAGCGTCCACCACCAGCTTGATGGCGCGCAGCGTGGCCGGGTGCAGCGGCTGGTACAGGTACGAAACATGGCTGTTGGTACGGTCCACGCCGATGCTGTACTGAATGAGGTCGTTGGTGCCGATGCTGAAGAAATCCACTTCCTGAGCCAACAGGTCCGCGATCATCACGGCAGAAGGCAGCTCGATCATAATTCCCACGGGCATGTCCGGATCGTACTCCACGCCTTCGCGCCGGAGTTCCGCCTTGGCCTGCGCCAGCCATGCCTTGGCCTGACGCACTTCCTTGATGCCCGAGATCATCGGAAACATCAGCGCCACATTGCCGTGCGCCGAGGCGCGCAGGATCGCCCGCAGCTGCGTCTTGAAAATTCTCGGATGCTTGAGGCAGAAGCGGATGGCCCGCAGCCCCATGGCCGGGTTGGCTTCGTCCAGCATCCCGAAACTGCTCATGAACTTGTCGGATCCGAGGTCGAGACTGCGGAAGATGACCTTGCGCGGCTTCATGATTGAGGCCAGGTCCGCGTACTTCTGGTACAGCTCCTCCTCGCTCGGCAGGTCGGACCGGCTGATGTAGGCGTACTCCGTACGGTACAGGCCGATGCCTTCGCCGCCGCTGTCCAGCACTGCCGCGACTTCCTCCACCAGCTCGATGTTGGCGTGCACGTCCACCTTGAACCCGTCGAAGGTCTCGGCCGGAAGCTGGCACTGAAGACGCGTCTGCCTCGTGTATTCCTCGAACTGCGCGGCCCGCTCGTTGTAGTCGGTCAGCTCTTCTTCGCTGGGATTGACCACGATTCGGCCCTGAAGACCGTCCACCACGATCAGATCACCGTCGCTGATCACCTCTTCAAGCCGATTCACGCCCACCAGCGCGGGGATGCCCAGCGTGCGGGCCATGATGCCCGTGTGCGAGGTCTTGCCGCCCTGCACCGTGGCAAAGGCCATGATCCTGTTCACTTCCAGTTCGGCGATATCCGCCGGAGAAAGGTCGTGCGCGAGGATGATGACGCGCCCCTGTACAGCAGCGTTGTCCGCGCCCTTGCCGATGAGTCGCGACTGAACGCGGTCGGCCACCACATGCACGTCCTGCATCCGCTCGCGGATGTAGGGGTCTTCCACGGCGCCGAAGGCCGCTTCCTGATCGGCCACGGACTTTTCCAGTGCCCATTCGGCGTTGAGGCCGAGGGTGCGGATGTATTCCGCCGCGGTGTTGGAAAGCTTGGGGTCGCCCAGCATCATGAGATGCGTATCGATGAGCAGGGCGTAGTCCTGAAGTTCTGCGGGAACCTTTTCACGAACGGCCTGCATTTCCTGACGCACGGTCTCGAAGGCCGCATGCAACCGTTCCACCTCACCTTCGATGCTGGAGGCGGGCACGGTGTTACGCGGCAGGTGCGCCTTGTGGCTGCGGTTGACGAACACGGCCTTGCCGATGGCAATGCCGGTCGCCACGGAGATACCGCTGATAGTCTTGCCGTTCACTTTCCCATCTACTCCTCGCGGAAGCGGTTCTCGAAGAGCCGCTCCAGCCTGTCCAGCGCCTGCGGCGCGTCATCGCCGCTGGCCCTGAGTTCCAGAGTGGTTCCTTCTCCGACGGCAAGTGTGAGTATGTCGAGAATACTCTTGGCGTCAACCACCTGCTCGCCGGAAGCGATGCTCACCGACGCACTGAACTTCTGGGCGGCCTGAGCCAGCTTGCCCGCGGGCCTTGCATGGAGCCCGTTGGGGCTGCTGACCACGACCTCCCGCGTCTGCGTATCCCCGTTGCCGCCGGGTTCGGATTCATTCTTGACCATATATATCTGTCCTTGATCGGCTTTGAAAGCCGTTCGACTTATCTTGTATCACATTCCGGGCATCACGGACATGATGCGTTGCGCCGTCAAGCCTATTTCCGGCAACAGTTCGGTCATCAGCAGAAAGGCCGCTGCCGCAAACACCCGGGAAACAAGCCCGGTGTTGACGAATCGACCGAACAGAGTCAGCGCGGAAACCCCGAGCACCCATTGCCACCAAACCATGGGCTGCGGCCATATCTGTGCCCATATTACAACCAGAAGCGCGGCGTTGGCGTATTTCAGCCTCGCGCCCCAGTTGATGAGATCCCAACGTCTGA
This region includes:
- the panB gene encoding 3-methyl-2-oxobutanoate hydroxymethyltransferase translates to MSTQTAPKTGQERPVTAPDIRARKGESPIACITAYDYCSGTIADQSGADLVLVGDSLAMVMLGHEDTLSVTMDEMLHHTRAASRGVKRALLVGDMPFLSYNLSTEQALANAGRFLSEGRAKAVKLEGGVGVAPQVKAIVDAGIPVLGHIGLTPQHVARFGGFKAQGKTAEAVKSMLDDALALEEAGVFAIVLEAVPEEAAQLITEALSVPTIGIGAGAVTDGQILVYHDVLGMFDRFTPKFVRRYGELGELCAETLKRYCDDVRHCHFPTEKHTLHMDDDEAAKLRKIKRPKR
- a CDS encoding LexA family transcriptional regulator; this encodes MPKLKKRCDEGQQKWFDESLERIKKATGARTQVQLAEVLDVRQSSISDAKRRCSIPAEWFLKLYRSHGLAPDWLSDGVEPVYLNPNKAKISADVVLRESPAPYGRNNARARVVPVSTMAGLDKSASTWAPQPQEELAIPETYFRPKLQVCKVDSASMEPVIQRGAFVGIDREQTQHPDGDLCAVHFPHQGLLIRRVFLQDGQFVLKAVNEQYSDLTIPADEMDERTVGRVVWVLQDLASA
- the hflC gene encoding protease modulator HflC; the protein is MQKKAILLLAVIFIGVAVLTQSLFTVDQTQRAIVLQLGKPVSDDSLGPGLHFKLPFVQNVVYVDSRILDYDAKPEEFTTEDKKYMDINSYSKWRIVNPLQFYRTVQNVPAAQARLDDIIRSQLRVELGRYKLIEIVSLKRPEIMEKVTAKSKELLDPYGIEVVDVRIKRTDLPTENQRAIYGRMKAERERQAKQYRSEGREAADKIKAKADKERTILLAEAKRTAEEVRGQGDAKATKIYADSMGQSPEFYDFQRSLTAYRNSLKGGSKFIMTPESPFLKFFQ
- the hflK gene encoding FtsH protease activity modulator HflK, translated to MNWDWDKLQKQQQGRRGGGSSTPPGFEDFNQQFEKFKRIRFPGWKLVLLAVVILWLISGVYIVEPGEVGVVKRFGEYQTMTSPGPHYHIPYPVESAVTLNVERVRRMEFGFRSINRSRSVPFQQGQTRKVTDESLMLTGDENIVSVQFIVQYQIKNARNYLFNVFDQEGTIKNAAQAAMREVIGKSNIDRALTTGKQEIQVATRQLMQEILDLYSTGIRVENVQMQNVHPPDAVVDAFKDVASAREDKSRFINEAEAYRNDILPKARGQAARIINAAEAYREAKVRRSEGDASRFLSVLREYRKAKDVTRTRLYLETMEEVLAQPDADKVILSNEALKQSLPYLPLERVKPGGGKTTNKTQ
- a CDS encoding diguanylate cyclase is translated as MDRHTILLVEDSRFFGQMVRDRIEEELDLSVDWATSMAEAISLIEARSDDYLAVLHGLSLPDADEGDMARYVTEKGLPALVFTATFSNESRHRIAALGVADYVLKENPKAIDTVLDTIRRIRSNPDTRVLVVDDSPTALTKIRKLLQAHRYEVLTAADGKAALRIMDEVPDIKLVLTDFNMPSMDGFELTRRIRENFPKDRLAIIGLSSERDEMLSARFIKLGANDFLKKPFIAEEFYCRVQHSLDMLQQIETIRELSYRDPLTKLANRRCFFESAQAFIHRAQQAGERLCLAMLDIDHFKKVNDTYGHDTGDAVISNVATLLDTAFPEGEALTARFGGEEFAVLLRHAPERDPVLLFDGFRRTLEQSPAHASGGNISVTISTGLCLDISGSLHQTLSAADENLYRAKEQGRNRVVSGVCELKD
- the smpB gene encoding SsrA-binding protein SmpB, which encodes MGKKKKKPAANVIGQNKQARRLYEFMDTFEAGIALQGSEVKSLREGRVSFKDGYVRFRDGEAWLVGVHIAPYENTSLFDRPDPERPRRLLLHKREIDMLQSRADQKGLTVIPVKMYFSRGKVKLQIALGKGKNVHSKKEDLKQRDIARDTARQLAAYK
- the ptsP gene encoding phosphoenolpyruvate--protein phosphotransferase, translating into MNGKTISGISVATGIAIGKAVFVNRSHKAHLPRNTVPASSIEGEVERLHAAFETVRQEMQAVREKVPAELQDYALLIDTHLMMLGDPKLSNTAAEYIRTLGLNAEWALEKSVADQEAAFGAVEDPYIRERMQDVHVVADRVQSRLIGKGADNAAVQGRVIILAHDLSPADIAELEVNRIMAFATVQGGKTSHTGIMARTLGIPALVGVNRLEEVISDGDLIVVDGLQGRIVVNPSEEELTDYNERAAQFEEYTRQTRLQCQLPAETFDGFKVDVHANIELVEEVAAVLDSGGEGIGLYRTEYAYISRSDLPSEEELYQKYADLASIMKPRKVIFRSLDLGSDKFMSSFGMLDEANPAMGLRAIRFCLKHPRIFKTQLRAILRASAHGNVALMFPMISGIKEVRQAKAWLAQAKAELRREGVEYDPDMPVGIMIELPSAVMIADLLAQEVDFFSIGTNDLIQYSIGVDRTNSHVSYLYQPLHPATLRAIKLVVDAAHEAGIAVSLCGEVASDPYCVPLLMGMGIDSISLTPQAIPGIKRVIRQTRMRECRELLRKVLECRTVGRINSLVMETIFKQYPEELTFFASLLENDELPH
- a CDS encoding HPr family phosphocarrier protein, producing the protein MVKNESEPGGNGDTQTREVVVSSPNGLHARPAGKLAQAAQKFSASVSIASGEQVVDAKSILDILTLAVGEGTTLELRASGDDAPQALDRLERLFENRFREE